From a single Nostoc edaphicum CCNP1411 genomic region:
- a CDS encoding type I polyketide synthase, producing the protein MNSSNSIQAIAIIGMSGSFPGANNIEEFWENLRSGVESISTFTDAELIASGTDPELLSNSQYVKRLAILENIDLFDTSFFGFNHKEAEITDPQHRLFLENAWEALENAGYDSQRCENRVGVYAGSSSNNYLSLNLNSDCAGSASSFQKGIGNDKDFLATRVSYKLNLTGPSLTVQTACSTSLVAISLACQSLLNYQCDMALAGGVSIHIPQKTGYLYEEGGILSPDGHCRAFDAKAQGTAIGNGVGIVVLKRLEDALADGDCIHAVIKGSAVNNDGSLKIGYTAPSVDGQAEVIAEAMMLAGVEPETISYIEAHGTGTPLGDPIEIAALSQVFRNSTEKKGFCAIGSVKTNIGHLDTAAGVTGLIKTVLALKHQLIPPSLNFEQPNPQIDFANSPFYVNTKLTEWKTNGVPRRAGVSSLGIGGTNAHVILEEAPVLEPSSLSRPWQLLVLSAKTDSALETATENLANYLQLHPDVNLADVAYTLQVGRGEFNHRRVLVCQDIEDATKALRNPQRVLTRLVENGVHVGAASRREVTPQEYRSIAFMFPGQGAQYVDMGKELYQTEPIFREQIDLCCQLLQPHLGVDLRSVIYPTESESKAAAEKLQQTAITQSALFVVEYALAKLWMSWGISPSAMIGHSIGEYVAASLAGVFSLEDALALVATRGQLMQQLTSGAMLSVSESAAEIKNLLNENLSLAASNAPSLCVVSGTHEAIDVIHEKLTALGIECRRLHTSHAFHSAMMEPIIEPFIKEVKKVQLNPPQIPFVSNVTGIWITAEQATDPNYWASHLRHTVQFATGISALQQEPNRILLEVGPGRALCTFAQKHSDIVGLCSLRHPKEKQSDVTFLLNTLGKLWLYGVQIDWSGFYTNERRYRLPLPTYPFERQRYWIEDYKQKQDKSFKPASFGKKPDITDWFYLPLWKQSLPLVEKSELTVKKYSTLVFINELSLSSQLVKQLETHNQDVILVKIGAKFAKLSDYQYSLNPQQSSDYDILFRELYAQKNLPTKIVHLWSVASNNYAGSELEWREEIQSQGFYSLLFIVQAISKIDTTNNLQITVISNNLQAVTGEESLCPEKATLLGAIKVIPQEYSNIRCRNIDIFIPLEESSQEEKLTNFLLKEIIIPTSDSVIAYRGNHRWVQTFEPIQLNKSKKETPQLRDKGVYLITGGLGEIGFILAEHLAKTVKAKLVLTGRSIIPPKDDWSKWLKSHDEHNPISCKIKKLQELEILGSEVLAISADVANFEQMQEVFVQAELRFGQINAVIHAAGITEGKSFSFIEQTSKIDCEQQFQPKVYGLLVLEKVLKNQKIDFCLLMSSLSSVLGGLGFIAYSAVNNFMDAFVHQYNQSSSIAWTSINWDGWYTIKESQQNQSHLATGLADLAIKPNEGMEAFQRILNCSYINQIVVSTGELQTRINQWVDLASFEEKTVSQKTNLLLHPRPNLQNPYVAPQNEIEQKIAVIWQELIGTEQVGVYDNFFELGGDSLLMVQVRSRLQAAFNCNISTAELFEYPTISTLSKYFSRQNNKQPAFELAQERAKKQDMAIAEEIQLMKQRRRVYE; encoded by the coding sequence ATGAATAGTTCCAATTCAATACAAGCGATCGCAATTATTGGGATGTCGGGAAGTTTCCCCGGTGCTAATAATATTGAAGAATTTTGGGAGAATTTACGCTCTGGAGTAGAATCAATATCTACTTTTACAGATGCAGAATTAATCGCCTCTGGAACTGATCCAGAATTACTTAGTAATTCTCAATATGTGAAACGTCTTGCTATATTAGAAAATATAGATTTATTTGATACTTCATTCTTCGGATTTAACCATAAAGAAGCAGAAATTACAGACCCACAGCATCGTTTATTTTTGGAAAATGCATGGGAAGCATTAGAAAATGCTGGCTATGACTCCCAACGTTGCGAAAATCGGGTTGGAGTTTATGCTGGTTCTAGTTCAAATAATTATTTATCACTTAACTTAAATAGCGATTGTGCTGGTTCGGCTAGTAGCTTCCAAAAGGGAATCGGCAACGATAAAGATTTCCTCGCTACCCGTGTTTCTTATAAATTAAATCTCACAGGCCCAAGTCTGACAGTCCAAACTGCTTGTTCTACTTCCTTAGTAGCTATTTCTCTAGCTTGCCAAAGTCTATTAAATTACCAATGCGATATGGCTTTAGCAGGTGGAGTATCTATTCACATTCCCCAAAAAACAGGCTATTTGTATGAAGAAGGGGGGATTTTATCACCTGACGGTCACTGTCGCGCCTTTGATGCTAAAGCACAGGGAACTGCGATCGGTAATGGTGTGGGTATTGTGGTTTTGAAGCGATTAGAAGATGCCTTGGCTGATGGTGACTGCATTCATGCTGTTATTAAAGGTTCAGCAGTCAATAACGATGGTTCGCTGAAAATTGGTTATACAGCGCCTAGTGTGGATGGTCAAGCAGAAGTTATTGCTGAAGCGATGATGCTGGCGGGTGTTGAGCCTGAGACAATCAGCTATATTGAAGCGCATGGTACTGGCACACCTTTAGGCGATCCCATTGAAATTGCCGCACTCTCCCAAGTTTTTCGTAACAGCACTGAGAAGAAAGGCTTCTGTGCTATTGGTTCAGTTAAAACAAATATCGGTCATCTAGATACAGCTGCCGGCGTAACAGGACTGATTAAGACTGTTTTGGCTCTCAAACATCAGTTAATTCCACCAAGTTTGAATTTTGAGCAGCCCAATCCCCAGATTGATTTTGCAAATAGTCCCTTTTACGTCAATACAAAATTGACAGAGTGGAAAACGAATGGTGTTCCTCGTCGTGCTGGTGTGAGTTCCTTGGGTATTGGTGGGACTAATGCTCATGTCATTCTAGAAGAAGCACCAGTGCTGGAACCGTCTAGCCTTTCTCGTCCCTGGCAGTTGTTAGTACTTTCTGCCAAAACTGACTCAGCTTTAGAAACTGCAACAGAAAATCTGGCTAATTACCTCCAGCTACATCCTGATGTGAACTTAGCGGATGTTGCCTATACCCTGCAAGTGGGGCGTGGTGAATTTAATCATCGTCGCGTGCTGGTGTGCCAAGATATCGAGGATGCAACCAAAGCCTTAAGAAATCCGCAAAGAGTTTTGACTCGCTTAGTTGAAAATGGCGTTCACGTTGGCGCAGCCTCTCGTAGAGAAGTGACTCCGCAGGAGTATCGCTCCATTGCTTTCATGTTCCCCGGACAGGGCGCTCAGTATGTGGATATGGGTAAAGAACTTTACCAGACTGAGCCGATTTTTAGAGAGCAGATCGATTTGTGTTGTCAATTGCTGCAACCTCATCTAGGGGTGGATCTGCGTTCAGTTATTTATCCCACCGAATCTGAGTCAAAAGCCGCAGCCGAAAAACTACAACAAACTGCCATCACCCAGTCTGCATTATTTGTGGTTGAATATGCCTTAGCTAAGTTGTGGATGTCTTGGGGAATTTCTCCCAGCGCAATGATTGGTCATAGCATTGGCGAATATGTTGCAGCAAGTCTAGCTGGTGTATTTTCCCTGGAAGATGCTTTAGCTTTAGTGGCTACCCGTGGGCAACTGATGCAACAACTTACATCTGGTGCTATGCTTTCGGTTTCGGAATCAGCAGCAGAGATTAAAAATTTACTAAATGAAAATTTATCTTTAGCCGCCAGCAATGCTCCTTCTTTGTGCGTCGTTTCCGGAACCCATGAAGCTATAGATGTAATTCATGAAAAACTCACAGCATTAGGTATAGAGTGTCGCCGTCTCCATACTTCCCACGCCTTTCATTCTGCGATGATGGAACCCATTATTGAGCCATTCATCAAGGAAGTTAAAAAAGTCCAACTAAATCCTCCTCAAATCCCTTTTGTCTCTAACGTCACAGGGATTTGGATCACAGCAGAGCAAGCTACAGATCCCAATTACTGGGCAAGCCATTTACGCCATACGGTGCAGTTTGCAACAGGCATTTCTGCGCTACAGCAAGAGCCAAATCGTATTCTCCTAGAAGTGGGGCCGGGACGCGCTTTATGTACTTTTGCTCAAAAGCATTCAGATATTGTAGGACTGTGTTCATTACGGCATCCAAAAGAAAAACAGTCGGATGTCACATTTTTACTGAATACACTAGGCAAACTCTGGTTATACGGAGTACAGATAGATTGGTCGGGATTTTATACCAATGAACGCCGTTATCGTCTTCCTTTACCCACCTATCCCTTCGAGCGACAGCGTTATTGGATAGAAGATTATAAACAAAAACAGGATAAGAGTTTTAAACCTGCATCATTTGGCAAAAAGCCAGACATTACAGACTGGTTTTATTTACCTTTATGGAAACAGTCTCTACCTCTTGTAGAGAAGTCAGAATTGACAGTAAAAAAATATAGCACTTTAGTTTTCATTAACGAGTTGAGCTTAAGTTCTCAATTGGTGAAACAACTAGAAACACACAATCAAGATGTAATTCTTGTGAAAATAGGTGCAAAGTTCGCCAAGTTGAGTGATTACCAATACAGCCTCAATCCTCAACAAAGCAGTGACTACGATATTTTGTTTCGCGAACTGTACGCACAAAAAAATCTCCCAACAAAAATTGTTCATCTGTGGAGCGTTGCGTCAAATAATTATGCAGGTTCAGAATTAGAATGGCGGGAAGAAATTCAATCGCAAGGGTTTTATAGTTTACTATTTATAGTTCAAGCTATAAGTAAAATAGATACCACAAATAACTTGCAAATTACAGTTATTTCTAATAATTTACAAGCAGTGACCGGAGAAGAAAGTCTGTGTCCTGAAAAGGCAACTTTGCTCGGAGCAATCAAGGTAATTCCACAAGAGTATTCAAATATTCGATGCCGAAACATTGATATTTTTATTCCCTTAGAAGAAAGTTCACAAGAAGAAAAACTAACAAATTTTCTCCTGAAAGAAATCATCATTCCTACTTCTGATTCAGTTATTGCTTACCGTGGTAATCATCGATGGGTGCAGACTTTTGAACCTATCCAATTAAATAAATCTAAAAAAGAAACACCACAATTAAGAGATAAAGGAGTTTATCTCATCACAGGTGGTCTTGGAGAAATTGGATTTATCTTAGCAGAACATCTAGCAAAAACCGTCAAAGCTAAACTAGTCTTGACAGGACGTTCAATAATTCCTCCCAAAGACGATTGGTCAAAATGGTTAAAGAGTCATGATGAACATAATCCAATTAGCTGCAAGATTAAGAAATTGCAGGAATTAGAAATATTAGGATCTGAGGTTTTGGCAATCAGTGCTGACGTGGCTAACTTTGAACAAATGCAAGAAGTCTTTGTGCAAGCAGAGTTACGATTTGGTCAAATAAATGCTGTAATTCATGCTGCTGGCATAACTGAAGGAAAATCATTTTCATTTATTGAACAGACTAGTAAAATTGACTGTGAGCAGCAGTTTCAACCAAAAGTATACGGATTGTTAGTATTAGAAAAAGTTTTAAAAAATCAAAAAATTGATTTTTGTTTATTAATGTCTTCTTTATCCTCAGTTTTAGGAGGATTAGGATTTATTGCCTACTCTGCGGTTAATAATTTTATGGATGCCTTTGTGCATCAATATAACCAAAGCAGTTCTATCGCGTGGACAAGTATTAATTGGGATGGTTGGTACACCATAAAAGAAAGTCAGCAAAATCAATCACATCTTGCTACTGGATTGGCAGATTTGGCAATTAAGCCAAATGAAGGTATGGAAGCTTTTCAAAGAATTTTGAATTGTAGTTACATCAATCAAATTGTTGTATCCACCGGAGAACTACAAACGAGAATTAATCAATGGGTTGATTTAGCCTCTTTTGAGGAAAAAACAGTTAGCCAAAAAACTAATTTATTACTTCATCCCAGACCTAATTTACAAAATCCTTATGTTGCTCCCCAAAATGAAATTGAGCAAAAGATTGCTGTTATTTGGCAAGAACTCATTGGGACAGAACAAGTAGGTGTTTACGACAACTTTTTCGAGTTGGGTGGTGATTCCCTCCTAATGGTGCAGGTGCGGAGTCGGCTACAAGCAGCTTTCAATTGTAATATTTCAACAGCTGAATTATTTGAATATCCCACCATTAGTACCTTATCAAAATATTTCAGCCGACAAAATAATAAACAACCAGCTTTTGAACTAGCCCAGGAACGTGCCAAGAAGCAAGATATGGCAATTGCCGAAGAAATTCAGCTGATGAAGCAAAGAAGGAGAGTATATGAGTAA
- a CDS encoding non-ribosomal peptide synthetase has translation MIQVLNSFQQIPSQCATIVDILRDRSCNMPQTQAFTFLEDGENQELTLTYHELDRRSRAVATQLQALGLSGERAILLYPPGLDYLIAFFGCLYAGVVAVPAYPPRNQRKTPRIQAISIDAQASVALTTTAMLPTLQSILTPQTKQGNFHWLTTDNIAPGIEDSWQQPAINGDTLAFLQYTSGSTGTPKGVMLSHGNLLHNAAVTYQMMEHSPSSKFVSWLPAYHDMGLIGGILQPLYGGFSCILMSPTSFLQRPYRWLQSISRYKGTTSGGPNFAYELCVQRITQEQKETLDLSSWSVAFNGAEPVRQETLEQFATTFAECGFHQQAFYPCYGMAEATLIVSGGSKTALAQVKTVEKSALSQNQIIEATAQSQDIQSFVSCGETIPQQQIVIVNPERLTRCSSDEVGEIWVSGLSVGQGYWNRTEETEQTFHAYLKDTKEGPFLRTGDLGFLENGELFITGRAKDLIIIRGRNLYPQDIELTAQGSHPSLRAGANAAFTLEVNNEERLVVVQELEFRAKPDLAEVARAIRQAITEEHEVQVYAVVLIKPGSIPKTSSGKIQRRATRAQFQNGELNVVESDILKISDIARNKTQLQRSELLVLSLRECQPILESYLIELLAGVLSIATDDINPQEPLSTLGLDSLKVFELKNRIEVDLEVEVSVADFFEGMSMRSLITKILAQFTAEAFIPSKSLSQVQPADVYPLSFAQQRLWFLDRLEPGNPAYNISLAVNLKGQLDINLLEQSLNEIIRRHETLRTTFTTVNGQPVQIIASSLKLSLSVINIELQSNVAVQKLLTQESQRPFDLTHGPLLRAKILRLAQQEYILLLEMHHIISDGWSTEVFLQEIALLYQAFLTRSASPLAEISIQYKDFAHWQRQWLEGEVLETQLSYWKQQLEGIPAALKLPTDRPRPAVQTSHGAQQSIELPKTLLDQLKAIARQEGVTLFMLLLAAFQTFLYRYTGQNDIPVGSPIANRNSDELKGLIGFFVNTLVLRTDLSGNPTFQNLLGRVRSVALEAYKHQDLTFDQLVEALNPERNVSHTPLFQVMFDFRNAPPLPEMPDLVVSQLKVENETAQFDLSLSVEVGQGLMVSFEYNTDLFDATTIARMLEHFQNLLSGIVANPQTKLSDLSLLTKKEQHQLLIEFNQNKSQIQNPKFKIKQCIHQLFEAQVEQTPHEVAVVFAQNQLKYQELNQRANQLAHHLQRLGVGPEVMVGIYMERSVEMVVAVLGVLKAGGAYVPLDPVYSHERLAFMLKNMQVSVLVTQKWLLKNLPEHQAKVVCLDSNWENISQQSNENLLHQTTPQNLAYAIYTSGSTGIPKGVMVTHGSLVNAYLAWEDVYSLRSVATSHLQMASFSFDVFTGDFVRALCSGGKLVLCPREFLLQPDRLYALMCSERVNCAEFVPAVLMNLVQYLEETQQSVDFMRTLIIGSDSWYVNGYHQVKRFCGHATRLINSYGVSEATIDSSYFETTTTNLQMERQVPIGRPFNNTQIYLLDPELQPVAIGVAGEVYIGGVGLARGYFNRPESTAEKFIPHPFSQESGARLYKTGDLARYLEDGNIEFLGREDYQIKIRGFRIELGEIEAVLNQHPAVEKAVVLAQEDDPANKRLVAYVVQNSEPETTAELISGKELSSQQVSQWEGVFDELYQDTADEQALKFDIKGWNSSYTGQPIPEAEVRDWVEPTVERILSLQPTKVLEIGCGSGLMLFRIAPHCQQYCATDLSEKALLNLKHQMTMLEQKPSEVTLIHRGANNFEGVVANSFDAVLIVSVMQYFPRIDYLLQVLENAVNAVAPGGFIFLGDIRSLPLLEVFHTSVQFHRSPDFLSKEELQQRAKKQLFEEKQLVIDPAFFTALKQHLPKISHVEIILERGYHQNELNKFRYDVIIHIGDEMPLLDIPWLDWEKQELTMASVHQMLVETTPTILGIARIPNARIAKDMQIWQWLTSPGGAATVGDMRQFLDKNSECQGIEPEDFWALSKDLPYSIDITWSSCGDNGRYDVIFRREPAVRTTQFETTHNAKHRPWRDYTNNPLQAKFALELVPQLRDFLSKKLPEYMIPANFMLLDVLPLLPNGKLNRRALPSLDVSVARNTLHTPPETEVEQMIATIWQNVLHVERVGIHDNFFDLGGHSLLVGQVHSQLREKLNRDLSVVEIFQYPTISLLAKHLSQEQQEQHSFEELHNRSEKQKLALNRQKQAQKPRRNR, from the coding sequence ATGATTCAAGTTCTCAATAGCTTTCAACAAATTCCCTCTCAGTGTGCGACTATCGTTGATATTCTGCGCGATCGCAGCTGCAACATGCCGCAGACACAAGCCTTTACTTTTCTTGAAGATGGAGAGAATCAGGAATTAACACTGACTTACCATGAATTGGATCGCCGCAGTCGGGCTGTAGCAACTCAACTCCAAGCTCTTGGTTTGAGTGGGGAACGTGCCATATTACTGTATCCTCCTGGACTGGATTACCTAATAGCATTTTTTGGTTGTCTATACGCTGGAGTCGTGGCAGTTCCAGCTTATCCGCCTCGTAATCAACGTAAAACGCCCAGAATACAAGCTATTAGCATAGATGCACAGGCAAGTGTTGCTCTCACCACAACAGCAATGCTCCCCACATTACAATCAATACTCACACCACAAACAAAACAGGGAAATTTTCACTGGCTGACAACTGACAACATCGCACCGGGTATAGAAGATTCTTGGCAACAACCTGCAATTAATGGGGATACACTAGCCTTTCTGCAATACACATCGGGTTCTACAGGCACGCCAAAGGGAGTCATGCTCAGTCATGGCAATCTGCTGCATAATGCTGCCGTAACCTACCAAATGATGGAACATTCGCCTAGCAGTAAGTTTGTATCCTGGCTACCTGCTTACCATGATATGGGGTTGATTGGTGGGATTCTGCAACCTTTATATGGCGGGTTTAGTTGCATCTTAATGTCGCCAACATCTTTTCTGCAACGACCTTACCGCTGGTTACAGTCGATTTCCCGCTACAAAGGCACAACGAGCGGTGGTCCCAACTTTGCTTATGAACTGTGTGTTCAAAGGATTACTCAAGAACAAAAAGAAACTCTCGACTTGAGTAGTTGGAGTGTTGCGTTTAACGGTGCTGAACCAGTCCGACAAGAAACTCTTGAGCAATTTGCAACCACTTTTGCAGAGTGTGGCTTTCATCAGCAAGCATTCTACCCCTGTTACGGTATGGCGGAAGCAACTTTAATAGTTTCTGGTGGGAGCAAAACAGCCTTAGCTCAAGTCAAAACTGTAGAGAAATCGGCACTTTCACAGAACCAGATAATTGAAGCAACCGCCCAGAGTCAAGATATCCAAAGCTTTGTCAGTTGCGGTGAAACTATTCCTCAACAGCAAATTGTCATCGTTAACCCTGAAAGATTAACTCGCTGTTCATCAGATGAAGTTGGCGAAATCTGGGTATCTGGACTAAGTGTTGGTCAGGGTTACTGGAATCGAACAGAAGAAACAGAGCAAACATTCCACGCCTATCTGAAAGACACAAAAGAAGGGCCGTTTTTACGGACTGGTGACTTAGGCTTTTTGGAGAATGGAGAGCTTTTTATTACAGGTAGAGCAAAAGATTTAATTATTATTCGCGGTCGCAACCTTTACCCGCAAGATATAGAATTAACCGCCCAAGGCAGCCATCCATCCTTACGTGCTGGTGCGAATGCAGCATTTACACTAGAGGTTAACAACGAAGAAAGGCTCGTAGTTGTACAAGAATTAGAGTTTCGCGCCAAGCCAGATTTAGCAGAAGTAGCTAGGGCAATTCGGCAAGCTATTACTGAAGAACATGAGGTACAAGTTTATGCAGTGGTTTTAATTAAACCAGGTAGTATACCCAAAACTTCCAGTGGTAAGATTCAACGTCGTGCAACTCGCGCTCAGTTTCAAAATGGTGAACTGAATGTAGTTGAAAGTGACATTCTCAAGATTAGTGATATTGCCAGAAACAAAACTCAATTACAACGTTCTGAACTTTTGGTGCTTTCCCTAAGGGAGTGTCAACCGATTTTAGAATCATATTTGATTGAACTTTTGGCGGGAGTACTTTCAATTGCAACAGATGATATTAATCCACAAGAACCATTAAGCACTCTGGGACTTGATTCTTTAAAAGTATTTGAGTTGAAAAATCGGATTGAGGTTGATTTAGAGGTAGAAGTATCCGTAGCAGACTTCTTTGAAGGAATGAGTATGCGATCGCTCATCACCAAAATACTGGCTCAATTCACAGCAGAAGCTTTCATCCCTTCAAAGTCTCTTAGCCAAGTTCAGCCAGCTGATGTATATCCCCTATCTTTTGCCCAGCAGCGACTATGGTTCCTTGACCGATTAGAACCAGGCAACCCAGCTTACAATATTTCCTTAGCTGTTAATCTCAAAGGTCAGCTTGACATTAATTTACTAGAACAAAGTCTGAATGAGATTATCCGGCGACATGAGACTTTAAGAACCACATTTACAACAGTCAACGGACAGCCAGTACAAATTATTGCTTCTTCCCTAAAATTATCTTTATCAGTAATAAATATAGAATTACAGAGCAATGTTGCAGTTCAAAAATTATTGACTCAAGAAAGTCAACGACCTTTTGACCTAACGCACGGGCCATTATTACGTGCTAAAATTTTGCGCCTAGCACAGCAAGAGTATATTCTTTTGCTGGAGATGCACCACATCATCTCTGATGGCTGGTCTACTGAAGTCTTTTTACAAGAGATTGCATTACTTTACCAAGCATTCTTAACCAGAAGTGCTTCACCTTTAGCGGAAATTTCTATTCAATACAAAGACTTTGCACACTGGCAGCGACAATGGTTAGAAGGGGAAGTTCTGGAAACCCAACTCTCTTATTGGAAGCAACAACTTGAGGGTATACCAGCAGCATTAAAACTACCTACTGACCGACCAAGACCGGCGGTGCAAACCTCACACGGCGCTCAACAATCTATTGAGTTGCCCAAAACTCTGCTAGACCAACTCAAAGCGATCGCTCGTCAAGAGGGTGTAACTTTATTTATGTTGCTACTGGCAGCATTCCAGACTTTCCTCTATCGCTACACAGGACAAAACGATATTCCAGTCGGCTCACCAATTGCTAACCGTAACAGTGATGAATTAAAAGGGCTAATTGGCTTTTTCGTCAATACTTTGGTGTTACGTACTGACCTTTCTGGTAATCCTACATTTCAAAATTTACTTGGTCGTGTGCGAAGCGTGGCTTTAGAAGCATATAAACACCAAGATTTAACCTTTGACCAACTAGTAGAAGCATTGAATCCAGAACGAAACGTCAGTCACACCCCTCTATTTCAGGTGATGTTCGATTTCCGGAATGCTCCACCTCTACCAGAAATGCCCGATTTAGTTGTCAGTCAATTAAAAGTAGAAAATGAAACGGCACAATTTGATTTGAGTCTATCTGTGGAGGTTGGGCAAGGGCTGATGGTGTCATTTGAATACAACACTGATTTATTTGATGCCACTACCATTGCTCGAATGCTCGAACATTTTCAAAACTTGCTCTCAGGGATTGTGGCAAATCCTCAAACTAAACTTTCCGACTTGTCACTATTGACAAAAAAAGAACAACATCAACTTCTTATAGAATTTAATCAAAATAAATCCCAAATTCAAAATCCCAAATTCAAAATAAAACAGTGTATTCATCAGCTTTTTGAAGCACAGGTAGAGCAAACACCGCATGAAGTTGCAGTAGTCTTTGCTCAAAACCAATTGAAATATCAGGAGTTAAATCAACGTGCTAATCAGCTAGCACATCATTTACAAAGACTGGGTGTAGGGCCAGAAGTTATGGTTGGTATCTACATGGAACGCTCTGTGGAAATGGTGGTAGCAGTCTTGGGCGTCCTCAAAGCGGGAGGTGCTTATGTGCCTCTAGATCCCGTCTACTCCCATGAGCGGTTGGCATTCATGTTGAAAAATATGCAAGTGTCAGTTTTAGTAACCCAGAAGTGGCTACTGAAAAATCTCCCAGAACACCAAGCCAAGGTTGTTTGTCTAGACTCCAACTGGGAGAATATTTCCCAACAGAGCAACGAAAATCTACTCCATCAAACAACTCCTCAAAACCTAGCTTATGCAATCTACACTTCCGGTTCTACAGGGATTCCCAAGGGAGTGATGGTTACTCATGGCAGTTTAGTGAATGCCTATCTTGCTTGGGAAGATGTCTACTCACTTCGCTCTGTAGCTACAAGTCATTTGCAAATGGCAAGTTTTTCCTTTGATGTTTTCACTGGAGACTTCGTTCGGGCTTTATGTTCCGGTGGCAAACTAGTACTTTGTCCACGGGAATTTCTATTGCAGCCAGATCGACTTTATGCATTGATGTGTTCCGAACGAGTCAACTGTGCTGAGTTTGTGCCAGCAGTACTGATGAACTTAGTTCAGTATTTGGAAGAAACTCAACAATCTGTTGACTTTATGCGAACGCTAATTATCGGTTCTGATAGCTGGTATGTTAATGGATATCATCAAGTCAAGCGTTTTTGTGGTCATGCAACCAGATTAATTAACTCCTACGGTGTTAGCGAAGCCACCATTGATAGCTCATATTTTGAAACTACTACAACTAATTTACAGATGGAGCGACAAGTACCAATTGGTCGCCCTTTCAACAATACTCAAATATATCTATTAGACCCAGAACTACAGCCTGTAGCCATAGGAGTTGCCGGCGAAGTTTATATTGGTGGAGTCGGATTAGCTAGAGGTTACTTTAATCGCCCGGAATCGACCGCCGAAAAATTTATTCCTCATCCATTTAGCCAGGAATCGGGCGCACGCTTATACAAAACTGGAGACTTAGCACGGTACTTAGAGGATGGAAATATTGAATTTTTAGGTCGGGAAGATTATCAAATAAAAATCCGAGGTTTTCGGATTGAGTTGGGAGAAATTGAGGCAGTATTAAACCAACATCCAGCGGTTGAGAAAGCTGTAGTTCTTGCTCAAGAAGATGACCCTGCTAACAAACGCTTAGTTGCTTATGTGGTACAAAATTCCGAACCAGAAACTACAGCAGAATTAATCTCAGGAAAGGAATTAAGCAGCCAGCAGGTGTCGCAGTGGGAAGGTGTATTTGACGAACTTTATCAAGATACTGCTGATGAACAAGCATTAAAATTTGATATCAAAGGATGGAACAGTAGTTACACAGGACAACCAATACCAGAAGCAGAAGTACGTGATTGGGTAGAGCCAACAGTCGAGCGAATTTTGTCTTTACAACCAACCAAGGTATTGGAAATTGGTTGTGGTAGCGGTCTAATGTTATTTCGGATAGCTCCTCATTGTCAGCAATATTGTGCAACAGACCTCTCAGAGAAAGCTTTGCTGAATCTGAAGCATCAGATGACAATGCTAGAGCAGAAACCATCAGAAGTGACTCTCATCCACAGAGGTGCAAATAACTTTGAGGGTGTAGTGGCTAACAGTTTTGATGCTGTTTTGATAGTTTCTGTAATGCAATATTTTCCTCGTATCGACTATCTACTGCAAGTGTTAGAGAACGCCGTGAATGCAGTAGCACCAGGAGGTTTTATCTTTCTGGGAGATATTCGGAGCTTACCTTTATTAGAAGTATTCCATACATCTGTCCAATTCCATCGATCGCCAGATTTTCTCTCAAAAGAAGAGTTACAACAACGGGCAAAAAAACAATTATTTGAGGAGAAACAGTTAGTTATTGATCCAGCTTTCTTCACAGCCTTAAAACAACACTTGCCTAAGATTAGTCATGTAGAAATTATTCTGGAACGTGGTTATCATCAGAACGAACTGAATAAATTTCGTTACGATGTGATTATCCATATTGGAGATGAAATGCCTCTGTTAGATATCCCTTGGCTAGACTGGGAAAAACAAGAGTTAACAATGGCATCAGTCCACCAAATGCTTGTAGAAACTACACCTACTATTTTAGGTATTGCTCGTATTCCGAATGCTAGAATTGCAAAAGATATGCAGATTTGGCAGTGGTTAACTTCTCCTGGAGGGGCTGCAACTGTAGGAGATATGAGACAATTCCTGGACAAAAACAGTGAGTGTCAAGGAATTGAGCCGGAAGATTTTTGGGCATTAAGCAAAGATTTGCCTTACTCCATCGATATTACTTGGTCAAGCTGTGGAGATAATGGTCGTTACGATGTCATATTCAGACGAGAGCCAGCAGTTAGGACAACCCAGTTTGAAACTACTCATAATGCAAAACATCGTCCTTGGCGAGATTATACAAACAATCCCTTACAGGCAAAATTTGCCTTAGAGTTAGTACCACAACTGCGCGATTTTTTGAGTAAAAAGCTGCCAGAATACATGATACCTGCAAATTTCATGCTTCTGGATGTTCTACCCCTGTTACCTAACGGTAAACTTAACCGCCGCGCCTTGCCTTCACTAGATGTTTCGGTAGCTAGAAATACCCTCCATACACCACCAGAAACGGAAGTAGAGCAAATGATTGCCACTATTTGGCAAAATGTTTTGCATGTTGAAAGAGTAGGGATTCACGATAATTTCTTTGATTTGGGAGGTCATTCGTTATTAGTGGGTCAAGTACATTCTCAATTGCGAGAAAAGTTAAATCGAGACTTATCAGTAGTAGAAATTTTTCAATACCCAACTATCAGCTTGTTGGCAAAACATCTTAGTCAAGAGCAACAAGAGCAACATTCTTTTGAAGAACTTCATAATCGCTCTGAAAAACAGAAATTGGCTTTAAACCGGCAAAAGCAAGCTCAAAAACCTCGTCGAAATCGATAA